The following are encoded in a window of Solidesulfovibrio magneticus RS-1 genomic DNA:
- a CDS encoding translation initiation factor Sui1 — protein sequence MPPKRLADSVPVYSTDTGRLCPGCGRAPTACVCAAAKAPAGDGVVRISRQTKGRKGKGVCLVTGVPLAGKGLEALARELKQRLGCGGAVKDGVIEIQGDNRDLLAAELKKRGYVVKLAGG from the coding sequence ATGCCGCCCAAACGCCTCGCCGATTCCGTGCCTGTCTACTCCACCGACACCGGCCGCCTGTGCCCGGGCTGCGGCCGTGCCCCGACCGCCTGCGTCTGTGCCGCCGCCAAGGCTCCGGCCGGGGACGGTGTTGTGCGCATTAGCCGCCAGACCAAGGGCCGCAAGGGCAAGGGCGTGTGTCTGGTCACCGGAGTGCCCCTGGCCGGCAAGGGACTCGAGGCCCTGGCCCGGGAACTCAAGCAGCGCCTGGGCTGCGGCGGCGCGGTCAAGGACGGCGTCATCGAGATCCAGGGCGACAACCGGGACCTGTTGGCCGCCGAACTCAAAAAACGCGGCTACGTCGTCAAGCTGGCCGGCGGCTGA
- a CDS encoding SphA family protein yields the protein MPTFPNAAGRLHVARLLLALAVWAVCAAAPAPARAAEGGVSHYILGAYGDFLMGYIPAGGFYVRNDTFYQSAHMDKSLKGGRAYAGVDSTMAMNLTKLSYLFDVPAMGGFLGVGVGVPIILNEHITGDLAADWNHKSRTTGLETPHHLAYGGGGDRGGLSDIFLMPLIAGWNFGECHLVVSPIIFLPTGYYNPKKLTNLGMNYASFDGNVAFTWLSKSKIEFSVNAGYMINTENQTTSYLTGNQIHADWTLAYHFNERLALGAVGYLFAQTTPDSGSGAKMGSFLSSGTGIGPAITYTVPVAGKELMLVTKWLHGLGASNSPIGDTVYASFAIKF from the coding sequence ATGCCGACTTTTCCAAACGCCGCCGGACGTCTTCACGTCGCACGACTCCTTCTCGCCCTGGCCGTCTGGGCCGTTTGCGCCGCCGCGCCGGCCCCGGCCCGGGCCGCCGAAGGCGGGGTGAGCCACTACATCCTCGGCGCCTACGGCGATTTCCTCATGGGCTACATCCCGGCCGGCGGGTTTTACGTGCGAAACGACACCTTCTACCAGTCCGCCCACATGGATAAGTCCCTCAAAGGCGGCCGGGCCTATGCCGGGGTCGATTCCACCATGGCGATGAACCTCACCAAGCTTTCCTACCTGTTCGACGTGCCGGCCATGGGGGGCTTCCTCGGCGTGGGCGTGGGCGTGCCGATCATCTTAAACGAGCACATCACCGGCGATCTGGCCGCCGACTGGAACCACAAGTCGCGCACAACGGGCCTGGAAACGCCCCATCACCTGGCCTACGGCGGCGGCGGCGACCGGGGCGGGCTGTCCGACATCTTTCTCATGCCGCTTATCGCCGGCTGGAACTTCGGCGAATGCCATCTGGTCGTGTCGCCCATCATCTTTTTGCCCACCGGCTACTATAATCCCAAAAAACTCACCAACCTCGGCATGAACTACGCCAGCTTCGACGGCAACGTGGCCTTCACCTGGCTTTCCAAGAGCAAGATCGAATTTTCGGTCAACGCCGGCTACATGATCAACACCGAAAACCAGACCACCAGCTACCTGACCGGCAACCAGATCCACGCCGATTGGACCCTGGCCTACCATTTCAACGAGCGCCTGGCCCTGGGCGCGGTGGGCTACCTCTTTGCCCAGACCACGCCGGATTCCGGCTCCGGGGCCAAGATGGGCTCCTTTCTCTCCTCGGGCACGGGCATCGGCCCGGCCATCACCTACACCGTGCCCGTGGCCGGCAAGGAACTCATGCTCGTGACCAAGTGGCTCCATGGCCTGGGCGCGTCCAACAGCCCCATCGGCGACACGGTTTATGCTTCGTTCGCCATCAAGTTTTAG
- a CDS encoding MBL fold metallo-hydrolase, with the protein MGPIRNAGSGLPRRPRQARASANHPGGHLPRAANHNTVLTLLGTTGGMTWWPDCDRASASQALAVGDALYVIDLGFGATRRLAQAFNRGRYVRRGRERIQGDLTTFLANVRAVFLTHLHMDHLGDYATFLEVGARSGYGGGKELVVIGPGERGRLEENHSGYAGGIMTAEAGGGCPATPTPGTKRMTELLLEAFAQNFNDCARDEGYPDLTRILDVREIGDPGTISWPAGFVPPDPGRPWTAADTCPAMEPFAVYEDDRLRVTAVLVDHFQVYPSFAYRFDTDDGGVVISGDTGPDTRGNLQRLARGADVLVHEVIDQAWIESAFAGVDRNHPAWPLYDHVMTAHTSSADLGRVAAACEVKTLVLSHIAPGNTPPWRFQAIKRDFPGRLIVGEDLLEIGIGRPLGRPGTRRPAN; encoded by the coding sequence ATGGGTCCGATTCGCAACGCCGGTTCCGGCTTGCCGCGCCGCCCCAGGCAGGCACGGGCGTCCGCCAATCATCCGGGCGGCCATTTGCCCCGGGCGGCCAACCACAACACCGTGCTGACGCTGCTTGGCACCACCGGCGGCATGACCTGGTGGCCGGACTGCGACCGGGCCAGCGCCTCCCAGGCCTTGGCCGTGGGCGACGCGCTTTACGTTATCGATCTCGGCTTCGGCGCGACCCGTCGCCTGGCCCAGGCCTTCAACCGGGGCAGGTACGTCCGGCGCGGCCGGGAGCGCATCCAGGGCGATCTGACCACCTTCCTGGCCAATGTGCGAGCCGTGTTCCTGACCCACCTGCACATGGACCACCTGGGCGACTATGCGACGTTTCTCGAAGTCGGGGCGCGCTCGGGCTACGGCGGCGGCAAGGAGCTTGTCGTCATCGGCCCGGGCGAACGGGGGCGGCTGGAGGAAAACCATTCCGGCTACGCCGGCGGCATCATGACGGCCGAGGCCGGGGGCGGCTGCCCGGCCACGCCCACGCCCGGCACGAAACGCATGACCGAGCTGTTGCTTGAGGCCTTTGCCCAGAACTTCAACGACTGCGCCCGCGACGAGGGCTACCCCGACCTGACCCGCATTCTCGACGTCCGGGAGATTGGCGACCCCGGAACCATCTCCTGGCCGGCCGGCTTTGTTCCGCCCGATCCCGGCCGGCCCTGGACCGCCGCCGACACCTGTCCGGCCATGGAGCCCTTTGCCGTGTACGAGGACGACCGGCTGCGGGTTACGGCCGTGCTGGTGGACCATTTCCAGGTCTACCCGAGCTTTGCCTACCGCTTCGACACCGACGACGGCGGCGTCGTCATCTCCGGCGACACCGGGCCGGACACGCGCGGCAACCTCCAGCGCCTGGCCCGGGGGGCCGACGTGCTGGTCCACGAGGTCATCGATCAGGCCTGGATCGAGTCCGCCTTTGCCGGCGTGGATCGAAACCATCCGGCCTGGCCGCTGTATGACCACGTCATGACCGCCCACACCAGTTCGGCCGATCTGGGCCGGGTGGCCGCAGCCTGCGAGGTCAAAACGCTGGTGCTCAGCCACATCGCCCCGGGCAACACGCCGCCCTGGCGTTTCCAGGCCATCAAGCGCGACTTCCCGGGCCGGCTCATCGTCGGCGAGGATCTTCTGGAGATCGGCATTGGCCGGCCCCTCGGACGCCCGGGTACTCGACGTCCGGCTAATTGA
- a CDS encoding linear amide C-N hydrolase, whose amino-acid sequence MPRRMTALLFVLFLTILTAAPGQACTSVRTKTSDGLVFYARTMEGEWTLQTVLGIVPRGTAYQGTLPDGSSKGLAWKVKHAFVGMFDFGMPLPSDGMNEKGLVVGALFLPGYVTYEPFDRTKAGKTLAQYEFGAWLLSSFGSVAEVRKGYRQARVCQGPVGDAGPLPLHYVVHDPSGDCVVIEYAKGTVTLYDNPLGVMTNSPTFDWMLTNLDNYINLSTFNTPELKLKGLTLKTFGQGSGLYGLPGDYSPPSRFVRMVALSQAALPAKGADAGLNQAITILDNVDIPIGAVRGFEGGQERFDKTIWSVVADTARLRYYYRSMDNKNWRYVDVAKALAGAKGISAIPVFIPVDYPDTTGQAAPFK is encoded by the coding sequence ATGCCGCGACGTATGACGGCGCTGCTCTTTGTGTTGTTCCTGACCATCCTGACCGCCGCGCCGGGCCAGGCCTGCACCAGCGTGCGCACCAAGACCAGCGACGGACTGGTCTTTTACGCCCGCACCATGGAAGGGGAGTGGACGCTGCAAACGGTGCTGGGCATCGTGCCCCGGGGCACGGCCTATCAGGGCACTCTGCCCGACGGGTCTTCCAAGGGCCTTGCCTGGAAGGTCAAGCACGCCTTTGTCGGCATGTTCGATTTCGGGATGCCGCTTCCCTCGGACGGCATGAACGAGAAGGGCTTAGTGGTCGGCGCGCTTTTTTTGCCCGGCTACGTGACCTATGAACCCTTCGACCGCACCAAGGCCGGCAAGACCCTGGCCCAGTACGAATTCGGCGCCTGGCTGTTGTCCAGTTTCGGCAGCGTGGCCGAGGTCCGTAAGGGCTACCGGCAGGCCCGGGTCTGCCAGGGGCCGGTGGGCGACGCCGGACCGCTGCCCCTGCACTACGTCGTCCACGACCCCTCGGGCGACTGCGTGGTCATCGAATACGCCAAGGGAACCGTCACCCTCTATGACAATCCGCTCGGCGTCATGACCAACTCCCCGACATTCGACTGGATGCTCACCAACCTCGACAACTACATCAACCTCTCGACCTTCAACACGCCCGAGCTGAAGCTCAAGGGCCTGACGCTCAAGACTTTCGGCCAGGGTTCGGGCCTCTACGGCCTGCCCGGGGACTACAGCCCGCCCAGCCGCTTCGTGCGCATGGTGGCCCTGTCCCAGGCGGCCCTGCCGGCCAAGGGCGCGGACGCCGGCCTGAACCAGGCCATCACCATTCTCGACAACGTGGACATCCCCATCGGCGCGGTGCGCGGCTTCGAGGGCGGGCAAGAACGCTTCGACAAGACCATCTGGTCTGTCGTCGCCGACACGGCCCGGCTTCGCTACTATTACCGCAGCATGGACAACAAGAACTGGCGTTACGTGGACGTGGCCAAGGCTCTGGCCGGGGCCAAGGGCATAAGCGCCATCCCGGTCTTTATTCCGGTGGATTATCCGGACACGACCGGCCAGGCTGCTCCTTTTAAATAG
- a CDS encoding response regulator, translating to MESSIHAIQRFSMMPTLRRLTILSVCLLLPLATAFVSVQAARSIIFDEHRHALQESAKRLHFALVDKTIDSQLIGATSLLGLIQPTVKLAVRGTPLTESDRSELHNVLDPLRRQYAAEGTYLIEAGGVIRIHDTEGSTSEGLNVAFRPYFRQAMAGRPNIYAAVGKQSQERGLYYAAPVRDGALPTSPVIGVIMTKIGAAFLDALLAGSGSQAVLLSPEGVAFAATRPEWLYAVAPAATEGKPAAMDRASRFGDVFKGRQAATLPFSPDQDTADIAGAAWSLATQSVDWDDPEGNWTLVVLQDTATWFPPAKRLLTAGLTAAGTLLVCLTLVALDRVRQRRARAAARFRTLGVAMEVSPLAVVVTDRKTRIRWVNPQFERVTQYSLAEVKRRDPNVLASGATPREVYDEMRRSLRAGQPWSGEFVNRRKDGSHYHARVAISPVNDDKGNLLGYVGLQEDVSEYKRLLSRMESQLRLEAGLTHFAASFKNEFDPDRLAALALNELVRFLSLPYAAVHVRCRESSAQVLARFGGDRPPGDDISGACRPLVDDVIASGRPFSLRDLPETASVALAGGAAGLTEIRLLPLGDGQSAVGALEIGLLRELSEADQRYLDKARAELALALKLALDIGERVRAQQALADQNAFQQVLLDTIPNPVFYKGADTRFLGFNRAYEETFGVRREELVGKRVLDLDYLPEADRLAYQREDEEAIAAGGSVRREMRIPFADGAMHETLYYVSGFRRADGSPGGLVGTFVDISEQKAVERALAAAKEAAVEATLLKSDFLANMSHEIRTPMNAIVGLSHLALTTELTPRQRDYMGKIQQASQHLLGIINDILDFSKIEAGKLSIERTDFDLSAVLENVAALIREKAEAKGLELLFDVAADVPQDLVGDPLRLGQILVNYANNAVKFTEAGEVGIRVRLIAEDGGEAVLRFEVRDTGIGLTQEQIARLFQSFSQADASTTRRFGGTGLGLAISKRLAELMRGEVGVDSTPGAGSTFWFTARLRKSRKRHRVLLPDPDLRGRRVLVVDDNESARTVLTDMLAAMSFSVEAAASGQEALSVLEAARGKNQPFEVVLLDWQMPGMDGLETAERIRAKFDAPPPHLVMVTAFGREEVLRGAEDGGFEAVLLKPVTPSLLFDTLMRALGGFHEERRQAPDAQAGQASHPGQGRLLVVEDNEVNQQVARELLTQAGYTVDVAENGEVALEMVQRTPYDLVFMDMQMPVMDGLAATIAIRKLPGFAALPIVAMTANAMRQDREKCLAAGMNDFVAKPIDPQALFAVLTAWIAPKAGQDTAIPAAPPPPPAQALDGIDVAAGLGRVGGNAALYDRLLEKMGQEFPAVPERVRELLTAGDRAAAEIAAHSVKGAAGNVGADELAGAAGELEKALRHGDDEAARAALPAFAQAVDRFARAVAGRDKPEAPPQATTPEPASGNCAVDVLAALGELLPHLEARKPKPCAKIMETLRDTPCGEAVRTDITALEALIRSYKFPQALELARALLAAKASETA from the coding sequence ATGGAAAGCTCCATTCACGCCATCCAAAGGTTCTCCATGATGCCGACGCTTCGCCGATTGACCATTTTGTCCGTCTGCCTGCTCTTGCCACTGGCCACGGCCTTCGTCAGCGTGCAAGCGGCGCGGTCCATCATTTTCGACGAACATCGTCACGCCCTGCAAGAGTCGGCCAAACGCCTGCATTTCGCCCTGGTCGACAAGACCATCGACAGCCAGCTCATCGGCGCGACCAGCCTGCTCGGCCTGATCCAGCCCACCGTGAAGCTCGCCGTTCGCGGCACGCCGCTCACCGAAAGCGACCGTAGCGAACTGCACAACGTCCTTGACCCCCTGCGCCGCCAATACGCGGCCGAAGGGACCTATCTCATCGAAGCTGGCGGCGTCATCCGCATCCACGACACCGAGGGATCCACCTCCGAAGGACTCAACGTCGCCTTTCGGCCTTACTTCCGGCAGGCCATGGCCGGCCGGCCCAACATCTACGCCGCCGTGGGCAAACAGTCCCAGGAGCGCGGCCTCTACTACGCCGCGCCGGTGCGCGACGGCGCGCTGCCCACCTCCCCGGTCATCGGCGTCATCATGACCAAGATTGGCGCGGCGTTTCTCGACGCCCTCCTGGCCGGCTCCGGCAGCCAGGCCGTGCTGCTCTCGCCCGAAGGCGTGGCGTTTGCCGCCACGCGCCCCGAGTGGCTTTACGCCGTGGCCCCTGCGGCCACGGAAGGCAAACCTGCCGCCATGGACCGCGCCAGCCGCTTCGGCGACGTGTTCAAGGGCCGCCAGGCGGCTACGCTTCCCTTCTCGCCCGACCAGGACACCGCTGACATCGCCGGCGCCGCCTGGAGCCTTGCCACCCAGTCCGTGGACTGGGACGATCCCGAAGGAAACTGGACCCTGGTGGTGCTCCAGGATACCGCCACGTGGTTCCCCCCGGCCAAGCGCCTGCTGACGGCCGGCCTGACCGCCGCCGGAACGCTGCTGGTCTGTCTGACGCTGGTGGCCCTGGACCGGGTGCGCCAACGCCGGGCCAGGGCGGCGGCCCGGTTTCGCACCCTTGGCGTGGCCATGGAAGTCAGCCCCCTGGCCGTGGTCGTCACCGACCGCAAAACCCGCATCCGTTGGGTCAACCCCCAGTTCGAGCGGGTGACCCAGTACAGCCTGGCCGAGGTCAAACGGCGCGATCCCAACGTCCTGGCCAGCGGCGCGACCCCCCGGGAAGTCTACGACGAGATGCGCCGCTCCCTTCGCGCCGGCCAACCCTGGAGCGGCGAATTCGTCAACCGGCGCAAGGACGGCTCCCATTACCATGCCCGGGTGGCCATCTCGCCGGTAAACGACGACAAGGGCAACCTCCTTGGCTACGTGGGTTTGCAGGAGGACGTCAGCGAATACAAGCGTCTGCTGTCGCGGATGGAATCCCAGCTGCGCCTGGAGGCGGGACTCACACATTTCGCCGCGTCGTTTAAAAACGAATTCGACCCCGACCGGCTGGCGGCTTTGGCCCTGAACGAGCTGGTCCGGTTTTTGTCCCTGCCCTACGCCGCCGTCCATGTCCGCTGCCGCGAGTCCTCCGCCCAGGTCCTGGCCCGCTTCGGCGGCGACAGGCCGCCCGGCGACGACATCTCCGGCGCCTGCCGCCCCCTGGTCGATGACGTCATCGCCTCGGGCCGGCCCTTTTCCCTGCGCGACCTGCCTGAAACAGCCAGCGTCGCCCTGGCCGGCGGCGCGGCCGGGCTGACGGAAATCCGGCTGTTGCCCCTGGGCGACGGCCAGTCGGCCGTGGGGGCACTGGAGATCGGCCTGTTGCGCGAACTGTCCGAGGCCGACCAGCGCTACCTGGACAAGGCCCGGGCCGAACTGGCCCTGGCGCTCAAGCTCGCCTTGGACATCGGCGAGCGCGTCCGGGCTCAGCAGGCCCTGGCCGACCAGAACGCCTTCCAGCAGGTGCTGCTCGACACCATCCCCAACCCCGTCTTCTACAAAGGCGCGGACACCCGCTTTCTGGGGTTCAACCGGGCCTACGAGGAAACCTTCGGCGTGCGGCGCGAGGAGCTTGTCGGCAAACGCGTCCTGGACCTCGACTACCTGCCCGAGGCGGACCGGCTGGCCTACCAGCGCGAGGACGAGGAGGCCATTGCCGCCGGCGGTTCGGTGCGCCGGGAAATGCGCATTCCCTTTGCCGACGGGGCCATGCACGAGACCCTCTACTACGTTTCGGGCTTTCGCCGGGCCGACGGCAGCCCCGGCGGCCTGGTCGGCACCTTCGTGGACATCAGCGAGCAAAAAGCCGTGGAGCGGGCCCTGGCCGCGGCCAAGGAAGCGGCCGTGGAGGCCACCCTGCTCAAGTCCGATTTCCTGGCCAACATGAGCCACGAAATCCGCACCCCCATGAACGCCATCGTGGGCCTGTCCCATCTGGCGCTGACCACCGAGCTGACCCCCCGCCAGCGGGACTACATGGGCAAGATCCAGCAGGCCAGCCAGCATCTGCTCGGCATCATCAACGACATCCTGGATTTCTCCAAAATCGAGGCCGGCAAGCTGTCCATCGAACGCACCGACTTCGACCTGTCGGCGGTGCTCGAAAACGTGGCCGCGCTGATTCGGGAAAAGGCCGAGGCCAAGGGGCTGGAGCTGCTCTTCGACGTGGCCGCCGACGTGCCCCAGGACCTTGTGGGCGACCCGCTGCGCCTGGGGCAGATCCTGGTCAACTACGCCAACAACGCCGTCAAGTTCACCGAAGCCGGCGAGGTGGGCATCCGGGTGCGGCTTATCGCCGAAGATGGCGGCGAGGCGGTCCTGCGCTTCGAGGTGCGCGACACCGGCATCGGGCTGACCCAGGAACAAATCGCCCGGTTGTTCCAGAGCTTTTCCCAGGCCGACGCCTCCACCACCCGCCGCTTTGGCGGCACGGGCCTGGGGCTGGCCATCTCCAAGCGACTGGCCGAACTCATGCGCGGCGAAGTCGGCGTAGACTCGACCCCGGGGGCGGGTTCGACCTTCTGGTTCACGGCGCGGCTGCGCAAAAGCCGCAAACGCCACCGCGTCCTTTTGCCCGACCCGGACCTGCGCGGCCGGCGTGTCCTGGTGGTGGACGACAACGAAAGCGCCCGCACGGTGCTCACCGACATGCTGGCCGCCATGAGCTTTTCCGTGGAGGCCGCCGCCTCGGGCCAGGAGGCCTTAAGCGTTCTGGAAGCGGCCCGGGGCAAGAACCAGCCCTTCGAGGTCGTGCTGCTCGACTGGCAGATGCCCGGCATGGACGGCCTGGAAACCGCCGAGCGAATTCGCGCCAAGTTTGATGCGCCGCCGCCCCATCTGGTCATGGTCACGGCCTTTGGCCGCGAGGAGGTCCTGCGCGGGGCCGAGGACGGCGGCTTCGAGGCCGTGCTGCTCAAGCCCGTGACCCCGTCCCTGCTTTTTGACACCCTCATGCGCGCCCTGGGCGGCTTTCACGAGGAACGGCGGCAGGCCCCGGACGCCCAGGCCGGGCAAGCCAGCCACCCCGGCCAGGGTCGGCTGCTCGTGGTGGAGGACAACGAGGTCAACCAGCAGGTGGCCCGGGAGCTGCTGACCCAGGCCGGCTACACCGTGGATGTGGCTGAAAACGGCGAGGTCGCCTTGGAGATGGTGCAGCGCACGCCCTACGACCTCGTCTTCATGGACATGCAGATGCCGGTCATGGACGGTCTGGCCGCCACCATCGCCATCCGCAAGCTGCCGGGCTTCGCCGCTCTGCCCATCGTGGCCATGACCGCCAACGCCATGCGCCAGGACCGGGAAAAATGCCTGGCCGCCGGCATGAACGATTTCGTGGCCAAGCCCATCGATCCCCAGGCCCTTTTTGCCGTGTTGACGGCCTGGATCGCGCCAAAAGCCGGACAGGACACGGCCATCCCGGCGGCCCCGCCACCACCGCCCGCCCAAGCCCTGGACGGCATCGACGTCGCGGCCGGCCTGGGACGGGTGGGCGGCAACGCCGCCCTTTACGACAGGTTGCTGGAAAAGATGGGCCAGGAGTTCCCAGCCGTGCCCGAGCGGGTCCGGGAACTCCTGACCGCCGGGGACCGGGCGGCGGCGGAGATCGCGGCCCACTCCGTCAAGGGCGCGGCCGGCAACGTGGGGGCCGACGAGCTGGCCGGCGCGGCCGGCGAGCTGGAAAAGGCTCTGCGCCACGGCGACGACGAGGCGGCCCGGGCGGCCCTGCCGGCCTTTGCCCAGGCCGTGGACCGGTTCGCCCGGGCCGTGGCCGGCCGGGACAAGCCCGAGGCCCCGCCCCAGGCGACGACGCCGGAACCGGCTTCGGGTAACTGCGCTGTCGATGTCCTGGCCGCCCTGGGCGAACTTCTGCCCCATCTGGAAGCCCGAAAGCCCAAGCCCTGCGCCAAGATCATGGAAACCCTGCGGGACACGCCCTGCGGCGAGGCTGTGCGGACGGACATCACGGCCCTGGAAGCCCTCATCCGAAGCTACAAATTTCCCCAAGCCCTAGAACTCGCGCGCGCCCTGCTGGCCGCCAAGGCCTCGGAGACTGCATGA
- a CDS encoding methyl-accepting chemotaxis protein, translating into MRLGLQSKLLLPTILSIVASMAMAGLFSYRKASDELWNELISSSQHIADTVCKGLSIYTEDIKSMLVLQSRSESVTGYVAASAKDGAVQQKALAALKELLAFDSSIDAGFILDDKGGVLLSTDSGVAGSYADRGYFQQAIKGETNYSEPLLSRSTGKPVFLVATPVAVGGRPTGVLVVRVNLAKFSEDMVAPVKVGQNGYAYIADKAGVVFSHPNAERILKFKLAEFDWGRKLLSMTRGVVEYQLDGLTKAAVFARDKNTGWTVAVTVNADDIARSSQAVRDTTLLFGGAGTLVVCILIVWITRKIVADLARCVSFAGAVAEGELGRTLSLARRDELGALSDSLDAMAVKLRAMIETATAKTREAEEQTEIARQATARADEARSRAEQAKREGMLAAAGRLEGVVAVVSSASEELSSQVEESNHGAQEQARRTAETATAMEEMNATVLEVARNAGRAAETVHDAKRKAEQGAGVVDEAVASIGMVRDKASELSRDMHALGRQAGDISQIMTTINDIADQTNLLALNAAIEAARAGEAGRGFAVVADEVRKLAEKTMAATREVGAAITGIQQGTQKNVDNFEAAAKLIGQATEQAGVSGAALKEIVALVEDATDQVRSIATAAEEQSAASEEINRSVDDINRISTEVSDAMSHSARAVVELAEQAQELRALIASLKEQ; encoded by the coding sequence ATGCGACTGGGATTGCAATCGAAGCTGTTGTTGCCGACCATTTTGTCTATCGTGGCCAGTATGGCCATGGCCGGACTTTTTTCCTATCGCAAAGCTTCAGATGAACTCTGGAATGAGCTCATTTCCTCTTCGCAGCATATTGCCGATACCGTGTGCAAGGGCCTGAGCATCTACACGGAAGACATCAAAAGTATGCTTGTCCTGCAGAGCCGCAGCGAGTCCGTCACGGGATATGTTGCCGCCTCGGCCAAGGACGGGGCCGTGCAGCAAAAGGCCCTGGCCGCCCTCAAGGAGTTGCTGGCCTTTGACAGTTCCATCGATGCCGGCTTTATTCTCGACGACAAGGGCGGCGTGCTGTTGTCCACCGACTCCGGAGTGGCCGGCAGCTACGCCGACCGTGGCTATTTTCAGCAGGCGATCAAGGGCGAGACCAATTATTCCGAACCGCTGCTGAGCCGTTCCACGGGCAAGCCGGTGTTTCTGGTGGCCACGCCCGTGGCCGTCGGCGGCCGGCCGACCGGGGTTTTGGTCGTGCGGGTCAACCTGGCCAAATTTTCCGAGGACATGGTTGCCCCGGTCAAGGTGGGCCAAAACGGCTACGCCTACATCGCGGACAAGGCCGGCGTGGTCTTCAGCCACCCTAATGCCGAACGCATCCTCAAATTCAAGCTGGCCGAGTTCGACTGGGGCCGTAAACTCCTGTCCATGACCCGTGGTGTGGTCGAATATCAGCTCGACGGCCTGACCAAGGCCGCCGTCTTCGCCCGCGACAAGAACACCGGCTGGACCGTGGCCGTCACCGTCAACGCCGACGACATCGCCCGCTCCAGCCAGGCCGTGCGCGACACCACCCTGCTTTTCGGCGGCGCGGGCACCCTGGTCGTGTGCATTCTTATTGTCTGGATCACCCGCAAGATCGTGGCCGACCTGGCCCGGTGCGTGTCCTTTGCCGGCGCGGTGGCCGAGGGCGAGCTCGGGCGCACGTTGTCCCTGGCCCGGCGCGACGAACTGGGGGCCTTGTCCGATTCCCTGGACGCCATGGCGGTCAAGCTGCGGGCCATGATCGAGACGGCCACGGCCAAGACCCGGGAGGCCGAGGAACAGACCGAGATCGCCCGGCAAGCCACGGCCCGGGCCGACGAGGCCCGGAGCCGGGCCGAACAGGCCAAGCGCGAGGGCATGTTGGCCGCCGCAGGTCGTCTCGAAGGCGTGGTGGCCGTGGTGTCCTCGGCCTCGGAAGAACTCTCGTCCCAGGTGGAAGAATCCAACCATGGCGCCCAGGAACAGGCCCGGCGCACGGCCGAAACGGCCACGGCCATGGAAGAGATGAACGCCACCGTCCTGGAAGTGGCCCGAAACGCCGGCCGGGCCGCCGAGACCGTCCACGACGCCAAACGCAAGGCCGAGCAGGGGGCCGGGGTGGTGGACGAGGCCGTGGCCAGCATAGGCATGGTGCGCGACAAGGCTTCCGAACTCAGCCGGGACATGCACGCCCTGGGCAGGCAGGCCGGCGACATCAGCCAGATCATGACAACCATCAACGACATCGCCGATCAGACCAACCTGCTCGCGCTCAACGCCGCCATCGAGGCGGCCCGGGCCGGCGAGGCCGGGCGGGGGTTCGCCGTGGTCGCCGACGAGGTGCGCAAGCTGGCCGAAAAAACCATGGCCGCCACCCGCGAGGTGGGCGCGGCCATCACCGGCATCCAGCAGGGCACTCAGAAAAACGTCGACAATTTCGAGGCCGCCGCCAAGCTCATCGGCCAAGCCACCGAACAGGCCGGGGTCTCGGGCGCGGCGCTCAAGGAGATCGTGGCCCTGGTGGAGGACGCCACCGATCAGGTCCGTTCCATCGCCACCGCCGCCGAGGAGCAGTCGGCGGCCAGCGAAGAGATCAACCGCAGTGTGGACGACATCAATCGCATTTCCACCGAGGTTTCCGACGCCATGAGCCACTCGGCCCGGGCCGTTGTCGAACTGGCCGAGCAGGCCCAGGAGCTGCGCGCGCTTATTGCCTCGCTCAAGGAGCAGTAA
- a CDS encoding rhodanese-like domain-containing protein: MSRTRRVLIAVLFVSLLFSSLALAAEKPADEKKQTKAGLYVTAKEAFEQWSANKDGIKILDCRTPEEYVFVGHAPMAHNIPSRFLTYDFNAEKKEYAMKQNDGFVTAVQAKFKPDDVIMIMCRSGQRSAESVNRLTDAGFAKVYTIVDGFEGDMDKDQQSPTFGKRALNGWQNAKLPVTFALDPALVYLPKP; encoded by the coding sequence ATGTCCCGCACCCGCCGCGTCCTGATCGCCGTACTCTTCGTGTCCCTGCTGTTTTCAAGCCTCGCCCTGGCCGCCGAAAAACCGGCTGACGAGAAAAAACAGACCAAGGCCGGCCTCTATGTCACGGCCAAGGAAGCCTTCGAGCAGTGGAGCGCCAATAAGGACGGCATAAAAATCCTCGATTGCCGCACCCCTGAAGAATATGTCTTCGTCGGCCACGCACCCATGGCCCACAACATCCCCAGCCGCTTTCTGACCTACGACTTCAACGCCGAGAAAAAAGAATACGCCATGAAGCAAAACGACGGCTTCGTGACGGCTGTCCAGGCCAAGTTCAAGCCCGACGACGTCATCATGATCATGTGCCGCTCGGGGCAGCGCAGCGCCGAGAGCGTCAACCGGCTGACCGACGCCGGATTTGCCAAGGTCTACACCATTGTCGACGGCTTCGAGGGCGACATGGACAAGGACCAGCAAAGCCCGACCTTCGGCAAAAGGGCCTTAAACGGCTGGCAAAACGCCAAACTGCCCGTAACCTTCGCCCTGGACCCGGCCCTGGTCTATCTGCCCAAGCCGTAG